The Bubalus kerabau isolate K-KA32 ecotype Philippines breed swamp buffalo chromosome X, PCC_UOA_SB_1v2, whole genome shotgun sequence genome has a segment encoding these proteins:
- the LOC129639376 gene encoding LOW QUALITY PROTEIN: kinesin-like protein KIF23 (The sequence of the model RefSeq protein was modified relative to this genomic sequence to represent the inferred CDS: inserted 1 base in 1 codon; substituted 1 base at 1 genomic stop codon), whose product MKPARTKTPRKPPVKKGSQTSLKDPVGVYCRVRPLSLPEQECCIEVINNTTVQLHTPEGNRLNRNGDYKETQYSFKQVFGTHTTQKELFDVVANPLVDDLIHGKNGLLFTYGVTGSGKTHTMTGSPGEGGLLPRCLDMLFNSIGSFQAKRYVFKSNDRNSMDIQCEVDALLERQKREATPNPKTPSSKXQVDPEFADMINVQEFCKAEEVDEDSVYGVFVSYIEIYNNYIYDLLEEVPFDPIKPKPPQSKLLHEDKNHNMYVAGCTEVEVKSTEEAFEVFWRGQKKRRIANTHLNHESSHSHSVFNIKLVQAPLDADGDNVLHEKEQITISQLSLVDLAGSERTNQTKAEGNRLHEGGNINQSLMTLRTCMEVLRENQTYGTNKMVPYRDSKLTHLFKNYFDGEGRVRLIVCVNSKAEDYEESLQVMRFAEVTQEVEVARPTDKAICGLTPGRRYRNQARAGPVGVEPLVSEVVLQSFPPLPSCELLDVNDEQTLPRLIEAVERRHHLRQMMIEEFNRQSITFKALLQEFDNAVLHKENYIQGKLNEKEKVISGQKLEIEQLEKKNKTLEYKVEILEKTTTIYEEDKRNLQQELETQNEKLQRQFSDKRRLEARLQGMVTEITMKWEKECERQVAAKQLEMQNKLWVKDEKLKQLKAIVTEPKTENPERPSRERDREKVTQRSVSPSPIPLSSNYIAQISNGQQLMSQQLHRRSNSCSSISVASCISEWEQKIPPYNTPLNVTSIARRRQQEPGQSKTCIVSDRRRGMYWNEGREVVPSFRNEIEVEEDHCSRNAPPIRLRHRRSRSAGDRWVDHKPATNLQTETVMQPHVPRAITVSVANEKALAKCEKYMLTHQELASDGEIETKLIKGDVYKTRGGGQSVQFTEIETLKQESPTXCSVAVEIRAGSQLGPGYQHHAQPKRKKP is encoded by the exons ATGAAGCCAGCGAGGACTAAGACACCCAGGAAACCACCAGTGAAAAAAGGATCCCAAACGAGTCTTAAAGACCCAGTTGGGGTGTACTGTAGGGTACGCCCACTGAGCCTTCCTGAGCAAGAGTGTTGCATAGAAGTAATCAATAATACAACAGTTCAGCTTCATACTCCTGAGGGTAACAGACTCAACAGAAATGGAGACTATAAGGAGACTCAGTATTCATTTAAACAAGTATTTGGCACTCATACCACCCAAAAGGAGCTCTTTGATGTCGTGGCTAATCCCTTGGTAGATGACCTCATTCATGGCAAAAATGGTCTCCTTTTTACATATGGTGTGACGGGAAGCGGAAAAACTCACACTATGACTGGTTCTCCAGGGGAAGGAGGGCTGCTTCCTCGCTGTTTGGACATGCTCTTTAACAGTATAGGGTCATTTCAAGCTAAACGATACGTTTTTAAATCTAATGATAGGAATAGTATGGATATACAATGTGAAGTTGATGCTTTATTAGAAAGGCAGAAGAGAGAAGCCACACCCAATCCAAAGACCCCCTCTAGCAAATGACAAGTAGATCCAGAGTTTGCAGATATGATAAATGTACAAGAATTTTGCAAAGCAGAAGAGGTTGATGAAGATAGTGTCTATGGTGTATTTGTCtcttatattgaaatatataataattacatatatGATCTATTGGAAGAGGTGCCGTTTGATCCCATAAAGCCTAAACCTCCACAATCTAAACTGCTTCATGAAGACAAGAACCATAACATGTATGTTGCAGGATGTACAGAAGTAGAAGTGAAATCTACTGAGGAGGCTTTTGAAGTTTTCTGGAGAGGCCAGAAAAAGCGACGAATTGCTAACACACATTTGAATCATGAGTCCAGCCATTCCCATAGTGTGTTCAACATTAAATTAGTTCAGGCTCCCTTGGATGCAGATGGAGACAACGTCTTACACGAAAAAGAACAAATCACTATTAGCCAGTTGTCCTTGGTAGATCTTGCTGGAAGTGAAAGAACTAACCAGACAAAAGCAGAAGGGAACAGATTACATGAAGGTGGTAACATTAACCAGTCACTAATGACACTGAGAACATGTATGGAGGTCCTGAGAGAGAACCAAACTTATGGTACTAACAAGATGGTTCCATATCGAGATTCAAAGTTAACCCATCTGTTCAAGAACTACTTTGATGGGGAAGGGAGAGTACGCCTGATCGTGTGTGTGAATTCAAAGGCTGAAGATTATGAAGAAAGCTTGCAAGTAATGAGATTTGCAGAAGTGACCCAAGAAGTTGAAGTAGCCAGACCAACAGACAAGGCCATATGTGGTTTAACACCAGGGAGGCGATACAGAAACCAGGCCCGGGCAGGTCCTGTTGGAGTCGAACCGCTGGTTTCAGAAGTGGTTTTACAGAGTTTCCCACCTTTGCCATCCTGCGAACTTCTGGATGTCAATGATGAGCAGACTCTTCCCAGGCTGATCGAAGCAGTAGAGAGACGACATCACCTACGACAGATGATGATTGAGGAGTTTAACAGGCAGTCTATTACTTTTAAGGCTTTGTTACAAGAATTTGACAATGCTGTTTTACATAAAGAAAACTATATTCAAggaaaactaaatgaaaaagaaaaggtgatctcaggacagaaactggaaatagaacaacttgagaagaaaaacaaaactttagaaTATAAGGTTGAGATTTTAGAGAAAACAACGACCATCTATGAGGAAGATAAGCGCAATCTGCAACAGGAGCTTGAAACCCAGAATGAAAAACTTCAGCGACAGTTTTCTGACAAACGTAGACTGGAAGCCAGGCTGCAAGGCATGGTGACAGAAATCACCATGAAGTGGGAGAAAGAATGCGAGCGTCAAGTGGCAGCCAAACAGCTGGAGATGCAAAATAAACTCTGGGTGAAAGATGAGAAACTGAAACAACTGAAGGCTATTGTTACTGAGCCCAAAACCGAAAATCCAGAGAGGCCCTCTCGGGAGCGCGATCGAGAAAAAGTGACTCAGAGATCTGTTTCTCCATCACCCATACCTCTTTCTAGTAACTATATTGCTCAGATTTCCAACGGCCAGCAACTCATGAGTCAACAGCTACATAGGCGCTCTAACTCTTGCAGCAGCATTTCTGTAGCTTCCTGTATTTCAGAATGGGAGCAGAAAATACCTCCGTACAACACACCTCTCAATGTCACATCTATTGCGAGGCGTAGGCAGCAGGAGCCAGGACAAAGTAAAACTTGTATCGTGTCAGACAGAAGGCGAGGGATGTACTGGAATGAAGGCAGGGAGGTGGTTCCTTCGTTCAGAAATGAGATAGAAGTAGAAGAGGATCACTGCAGCAGGAACGCACCACCAATTCGTCTGCGACACAGACGATCACGCTCTGCGGGAGACAGATGGGTAGATCATAAGCCTGCCACTAACCTGCAAACTGAGACAGTCATGCAGCCACATGTCCCCCGTGCCATCACTGTGTCTGTTGCAAATGAAAAGGCACTAGCTAAGTGTGAGAAGTACATGCTGACACACCAGGAACTAGCCTCCGATGGGGAGATTGAAACTAAGCTAATTAAGGGTGATGTTTATAAAACAAGGGGTGGTGGACAATCCGTCCAGTTTACTGAAATAGAGACTTTAAAACAAGAATCACCAA AGTGCTCTGTGGCTGTGGAGATAAGAGCGGGCTCTCAGCTGGGGCCTGGGTACCAGCACCATGCACAACCCAAGCGCAAGAAGCCATGA